Part of the Lolium rigidum isolate FL_2022 chromosome 6, APGP_CSIRO_Lrig_0.1, whole genome shotgun sequence genome, TGGCGGGCTGAAGCTCCGTGTCGTGTGGACCATCAGCTCCCTGATTGCCGCGTCGACGAGGCATTTCCTTCTCCGGTCAATCATCAACGACCATCCGACATTGAGAAGCTTGGTCTTGGCGGACGCCGACGGGCAAGGCGTGCTGTCAATGGGCACGGAGCAGCTCGAGGAGTTCAGGGAGAACCAGCTGTCAGCCTCGGCGTGTTCCAACAGGACGCAGGTCCCGGCGTGCAGCATGAAGTTGAAGTATGCGCCGTACCTCGAGCTGCCTGGTGGCTTGGCGCTGCAGGGGGCAACTCTTGTTGTTATCAAGCCGTCTGCTGATGGGACTAGTGGTTGTCATGTCAGTCGGAAGGAAACTGAAGCTTTTGTTTCAGGCGCGTTCGATGGACCGTTCAGATTCGCGGCCAAGGCGCTGATGAGGAGACGCACCTATCTTTTGGAGATGAATGGTTTCTAAGCCTGTTGTTCCTCGAGCTGTTCATGAATATAATTTTAGTGCATCCCAGCATTTCCCTTCTATTTTTGTTGGCTTGATCTCCTCTAGCGCACTAGTCTGAGAGCTTGTTCTGTCGTGTCTTCGTGTGTGCATCTCAGTGTGTGACACAAAACACAGTAAGTAGATCTTCACTTGGACCACGTTGGGCCATCGTATCTTGGGTTaggcttcatgggccgtcacaccCTTCTAGTCCTAGGTGAATTCAGGGTTCCGCTCTCTGGTTGTTTCCcacatctgtttttttttttcgtaACACAAGTATAGATGCAGATGCTCACACATACATATATACACTCACCTTATGAACGTACATACACATACTCTATCCCTATAAATATCTTCAAAATACTGAGTTCAAGAAATTGATCTGACTGGTCATGAGATTGACGAAATCATCACGGacacctcgctgtcgacgggaacatcgTCACCCACtgaaaaaatatttcgccttttaataagacaccaaagtgtcaaatttaaaatttgaactctgGTGAGGTGGAGGTgttactgccctcctaaccatctaaGCACAAATTGGTTTTCGCATCCTGATAATTCCATCCTCCTGTTAGTGCTGAATCTGGGTGACACGTTGTCACAAGACTAGGCTTCAAAATACAGCTGATCATGTACGTGTGGCTCAAAGAAATGGAGACTTTGTTAGGGTACATACGACTTAGATTACATCATCTTGTATCAATATATTAGGCTTCTTGGCCGTTAAGTATTGTACCATTATATATATCCCATGAGGGTCCAATTCATATAACACTAGAAATTAGGGATTCTGCAAAAGATGATATTAGAGTGGTTAAATCTTACAATGCCGATCCTAGGTTTGTTCTACCACTTCGGTATCGCGctgctgtaagggtatattgttcCATCGTGTGTTTTTGATAATTAATGATAATTCTTATGGACTAGTGTTTTCATTGAgtatatatgaaggaatatttcataggtaaTTCGTGTAGTCTATTTGTTGAATTCAAGTGTGGATGTCATGACAATAAAAATATATCTTGAATATTGGTattaagatcatcgatttgaagaaaaGAATATGATATAATCAGGAAGAAAAAGTGAAGATGGAGTTATTGTCTGGAACTCATTTTAGTCATGCTCTaccttatgtgttaagcaatggatAATCAAAGTATTATGTTAGAGCATGAACAGATACAAGGTTAACCAAAATTAAGAGAGAAAATTAGATTCAAGCTGATTGACACACAATGGCGGGTACATGAAAAAGTAGAGGGTGGGCACTCCTCCAAAAATAAAACTGTACTCCCCTAACTCTTATAAAGGATTGACAAATACAAGGCCAATTGATGGGCAACATTTATATTCAACACATACATTTTacattaaaaaaaattgaagcaTGAAAAGAGTCTTGTATGATGAAATATATCATAAAAAATAAATTACGTTATTAGGATTTCTTAACTTTCTTAACTCTACGCTCGCGAgcttccataaaagtttcaatcatCCCATCTTACTTACTTTGAACAACACACCTCGTTCAATAAATTTCACTAAGCATTGTTCATGAGCTCATCACCTATATGATTTCTAAATATATTCTTCACAAGACTCATCATAGAAAAGACTCTTTCAACACTAGATGTCGCCACCGATAAGAGCAATATCAATCTGAGAATTACAATAGAAACTAAGCAACATAAATATGAGCTATTGGTTTCCATTTATTACCATAAATCCATAATGGGGCTATCTCTTCGTAGTCAATCCTTAATGTGGCTATGCCTCTTCATAATCAACATGAAGGTGACGAATTCTCAAAAACAAAAATGAAGGTGATGAAATGTGGCTATTCCTCTTCATAATAAATTCTACAATTGAAATATAAAAAATTAACATATATATAACCTATTGCTCTCCATTTATCAACATAAAACCTTAATTCTAAACAGTTATACTAATTGATTAAACTAGATAACGCcctgcgcgttgctgcggaatatTTTTCCCACATATCTGATTGTGTAGCACTGTGCACTCATGGAAAAAGAATGGAATAGTGAAAGAAATGGCGCCGTAAGGACAATATTTTGCCATAACCTGGTACTTCTTATTAATAATGATGCATCACATGTCCATGTACAGCTTAAAAGGTTCCATTTACACCTGTATGCTCAATTAGAAAGTCACAAAAAATGTCCCGCCATGCTAATTAACTAACATCTACTATCGTATGCATCAAATTAGCAATCTGTTTAAACGCCAGTACGCGATCAACGCCGGAAATCCAAACACCTCATGCCGGTAGAGGGTCACATTCCTCAAAGCCTCGTACGTCGATCTAGTGTTTTGTATCACCACCGGTGGAGAGGGAAGCCCCGTTAAACTTCCAAAACAAGAATAATCAAAGCACTAATATATTAAGAGGCTCATTTTAAGCTTTGGGTCTGGTTCTGCAGCTACGAAAATGATTATTGCGGTGTGCGCCATAGATCCTGCAACGTTAGTCTGTACGATCATAATAAATATGAGATCTTGGAAATAAAAAGCCAATTAAATGGAGACACGGGATTTCCATTGGGCAACTATCAGTTTTAGAAAGTTTACCTGTAAATCAAAGCGAGAAGCTAGGCTGAAGGGAAGCTAATGACATCAAGTCACCCATTGAGATACACTGAATATGAAAGTACCGCATAACTGGATATTCATTTCCCGCATCTGGTAAACTGATTCAAATCACGTTAGTAAGATGTTGGAATGTCGTTCCTATGTATAGCAATAATCActtcagatatcatgtgcaaccTGGGAAGGAATGAATAAATACCACACAAAATCTCAAGATAAGGTAGCGAGCCACACTTGCCAACATGTTCTGCACTCTGTTAAATTCTTCACACTCGAAAAAACTCTGTTAAATTCTAATCCAGTTACTAAACTCTGGTAAAATTTATGCAACCTGCAAAAACAAATggcggaaacaactcagaaatacatTCATGGAAAGAAGGACATCAGGGACATGTTTTCGACATATACCAAAGATTCACTATATGGAAGATTCACATCTGATATACTTCCGCCATGCAATGCCCATGTTTAAACTGTTTCTCTTTTCTTTGTCACTCAAATAAAAGACTCTCGGTTGATGGAGTGGTAGAAAGAAGTCAATTCCACTGCATGCGTATTTGGTATTTTTCTTCACTATAACCTGCATGATGTGAAAGGAAGGTATTTTAATCTGAATGGAACATattgttcttattttgaagtcacgcaaaaaaaaaaagaatatatgTGGCCATCTAAATAACCGATTCTTCTAGTTCAAGCATATTAGCGATCGCTAGTATTCGCTGAAGTGGCACGGTTGGAAGTTGCAAACTGACCAAGCATGCGTATGACTGATATTTGCTCCGGAGAAAAGGTTAAAGGTAGGATGGTTACTGATACAGTAGTACGTACATAGGTGTGCATTGCCCATCTAGAATCTGATTGAGAGAGTACACGCACCATCGTACAGACTGGTTGAATCGGTCGGTTCAGGTAGGCGCGTGCCTCGTTCCAGGCGTTGGAGCTGCTGGAGCTGTGAGATTCTGGCACTGCATGACCGATCGCTTCATGTGGGTGCTCGAGTTCAGAACAGACGATTCAACGGCTTCATGATAATTCAGAACTTGCGCTTCAACTGCATGAACAGTCAACTTTGACATGTTGTCAAATCTCTCGCAGACTCCTCTGATCACATACGGAAGATATTGAATTACTCACAAACGCCCCAAAAAGTATCTTATGAAGAGAAGCATCACCAAACAAAGAAAATATATGCGGATCTGCATCACACGGAAAGAAATAGTAGACATCTAGGCTTATCCCGATCTACAACAGAAACAAAGACCAGAGGATTAAAAAAAAGAGTAGGAAACCATAAGCGTGATGAAGATTGCGTGGTGTCAGGGTCCTGCGATTTGAGAGTGTCCAGTGTTTACCGGTTAGCCGGAAGAGCAAAACGAAGGCAATGAGGAGTTCGCAGCAGGATTCTTGGAGGAGCCATTTATAGATCGAGAAGTTGTATCACCGACGGATTCGAACAGGCAAGAGGACGTAGCCAGAAATTGGAATGAGGAAGGGGACTGGGCACATGCTAGGCGAGGAATAAATGACCAAATGGAAACGGAAGTCTCAATGATTGGGGAGTAAATCAATCGGCTTCTTGGTGCATAGCTTAAGTATGCGGAGAAGATAAATGGGTAGAGGAGCTGAATCGGTGCATAGCTTAAGTATGCTGTCACTCGGCAAAGCAAAGAAAAAGATAAAGGGGCAAAAGAAAATAAATGGTGACGTGAACATGGGATAGCTGATCTGGTGGGCTTGCTGAGGTGTCATAGCTGCATGTTGAGATAAATAAGATAGTGGGGATgatcttcttagttatataggatatcACTACATAATTGAGTAATGCCACTACAAATAATGGGCACAAAACATGTGTACAAATTGATTTAATACCACTACATAATTTATTTCATATCACTACGAATAATAGGCACAACACGGTAGAATAATGGGCACAAAAATGAATTGCAGCATACAATTCTTGCTCTTGCTGGGACTACACTGCTACTGCCTTCCTGGCTGCTGGACTGCTACAGGCTTGCAGTGGCGAGCAGTGGACGGCTGAATGCCGTAGCCGATAAAAACTGGAGCAGGAGGCGAGTGCAGAGGAGCCGGTGGCCGCGGGCTGGGGGATACGGAGAGGGGTGAGCCAGGGGAGGGCCAAGCCGACGAGGAGATCTGGGATGGCGCCTGACGAGAGCGAAGGGGGTTCCTCCCCGGTTGCAACAACCATGGAGTGGGCGGGTCGTGCAACAGCAAAAATGGCGGCCACAGGCTCTTTcgcatagaaattggtgtaacaaATCATGGGCTAAGCCCTCATGGATCATAAATGATTTCTTCTATGCAATCGTGTTCGATGATACTGCCATCGCACACAGTTCTTTCAAGCTTCAACCGTGTGAGATATCCCAACTCATCACCTACCCCCGTGTGGTGACGTTTGAGTAAACCATATGACGAGGGAAATTTTGATCATATGTGATTATTTGATCTGTAATAGTGGGCGGGTGACTTGCATCTACATTTGTTTTCTGTTTATAGTTCTCTCTTGACGAGTCCCATGAAATGTTGTTGCCTAGCAAGGGGAAGCCGAGAATGTTGCATTGGATCGGGAAGATATTATAGAGGTTAAGGTGACGGGTTCCACTCGAGATATATTTCATTGAGATGAACTATGGGAGGATACTGATGACAAAGTTAATGAGTTTTGTGCAGCAAGAATGGTATATTTCCTTTTGAACCATCTGCTATTGGTAAATTTGGTGCATCAACTAATTTGGTACGACAATTAATAATCAAACATGCATAGTACTTTAAAacacagaacctctaaacctgcaTTTTCCTGTTTATAATATTAGTGTTTACTATATTGTTTACAAAATAAGATTAGAGAAAGTCGTTTCTATGTTGCCTTTATCTCGGATACCCAACTTTCTAAGAGAGAATATATTTGCTCTCAAGGAAAACCAAGTTGATCCGTAATTCAGTGCCTAGAATCCCTTGTTTATAACTTAGAATTTATTTTTCTTAATGTTTTGTCTAATTTTGGTTGTCCAGCTTTTTTCTTAATTGGTTTTTTCACTATGTGAAGTAACTGTCTTTTAATTCAGTTTTTCTACTCAATTCTCCATTATCATATTTTGTAGAGAAAAACTTCTCTAGCTTTTGTCTTATATTAATGTAGATATACTTGTTCAAACGAGCACTTGTCCATTATCATATTCTAGCATTATATATCTGCCATGAGCTTATGAGCATAACCCAACTAGATGACATAGGTACTAAAATTTTAGGAACGCCATAATAGTACTAGGATACCGTagcatattattattattattattattattattattattattattattattattattattattattattttatctCTTGTAGTACATGCTTCAAGATGGGGAGGAACAATAGGTCTCTTGGTGCATAtatacttttagccagaaaatgaTAACCAAAATTGATCAAATTGTCCAAACAAATCTACCACGACGGATTTAACATAtttttttattgatatttcataTAAATATCTAACTTTTCCTTATATGTTTGTTTACACTAATTGTCTTATACTTTTGCAGTTCTACTCAATAAAAATGAATGCTTCCATTCTTATATTTTTTAGGAATTAACTGGAATTATGATGCACATTTTTTGTTAGATTGCTTGATATTTTGAGGTAAGACATAAGACATGGCTTCAAATTCAGTGGATGAAACCGACATAAATGTAAGATGGCACCTAACTAAAAGTTAGTAGTCTGTAGTATGCATGTGGGAACATATTACTCCCTCATATAATTTTTTGTTAAAGtcaaactttttaaaatttgaccAACTCTATAAGAAATATATCAACATCTATAATATCAAATGGATatgatatgaaaatatatttcaccaGTGGCAAAGCAAGGGCTCCAACCTTGGGTAGTCAAATAAATGTATTTGCAtgaaatttttaatattttttatatAATTTATTCTTGTATAGCTGAAAAACTGTGTAGTCAAGTGACTATAGAGCTTGTGTGTGGCTCTTCCACTCTATTTCACGATGGTTCTCAATATATTAGGATTATAACTGACAAATTTTTATATAGTTGCTCAAACTTTTTTTGACTTTGAAAAAAAACTATATGCAACCTATTTTGTGATGGAGGGAGTATGGTTAGAACGTTaggtttttatattttttatatagttgctccaaaaaaattgactttgaaaataAAACTATATTTAACCTATTTTGTGATGGAGGGAGTATGGTTAGAACGTTAGCTTCTTAtatatttttatctatatgtGGCAAATATTTTATAAGAATAGATAATAAAATCTCCTTTTGTTTTAAATATTGTCTCTCCACACAAACCAACACACAAGGATCATTAAGTATTCTTACTCATCTAACAGTTAGATTCACATAAAATTCTTGGCCATCCGGATAAGATACAGTGTATTGTGCTGAAccgtatatttttattcaataatGCGTGTATTATCATCAACTAGCAGCTATTTTGGCCCAAGATCCATGGAATATGCTTCCTATAACCGGGTTGACCTCTTATTTATTTTTGATCATATCAACAAAGCGTCTGTTTGGCTATTAGCTGATTTTAAAGGTGTTGACCTAGAGCAACATGAAAAAATGTATATTGCAAATTAAGGTGTTGACCAAGAGCAACATGACAGGATGTATATTGGTATATTCTCTCCAAAAACGAGCTAGTGCTTGGGGATGATTGTGCCGATGGAACCGATCAACCATGTCATCGATGGCATCGACGATCCACCGTCCTCCCAAGCAACTCATCAGCGGCGGCGTCCTAAATTTCTGAACATGGCGACGGTGCCCCTAATGAAGAAGGTACATACCAAACTTCACCTTCTTTGCGCATCTAATTAGCCGCACGTTCGTTTGGCTAAGCAAGAACTACTACATAAGTATTTGTCGACCAGACGATGGCAGAGTTTCTGGGGACGTTCATTCTGATGTTCACGCAAGTGTGCGCCATCATCATGGACGAGCAGCACGACGGTGTCGTGGGCCTCATGGGCATCGCCGTTGCCGTCGGTCTCGCGGTCATGGTGCTCATCTTCTCCCTCATCCACGTCTCCGGGTGCCACATGAACCCTGCGGTGAGCATTGCCATGGCGGTCTTCGGCCACCTCCCGCTGGCCCACCTCGTCCCTTACATCGCCGCGCAGGTGCTGGGCTCAACCGCCGCGTCGTTCGTGGGCCACGCGATCTACCACCCCATGAGCGGCGGGATCGCCACCGTCCCAAGCATCGGCACGGTGGAGGCGTTCGCCGTCGAGTTCGTCATCACGTTCGTCCTTCTGTTCGTCATCGTTGCGGTTGCCACGGACCCTCATGCAGTAATATAATCTTCCTCTCCTTCTATCTCTTTACATAACTGCTTAATTTGATCGTCTTCCCCAAATGATCTTGATTGTCTTACGGAGTACAAAAATGCTTATATAGGTGAAAGAACTGATCGCAGTTGCAGTTGGCGGGACAATAGTGATGAATATTCTCATCGCAGGGTATGTAGAATCTGTGCGTGGTTCATTTCTATTTTGTTCGAAGCTGAGCAAGCTTGTTATTTATGTTGgcgaaaaaaaaaacattgagCAGGCCAGCGACAGGAGCATCTATGAATCCAGCGCGAACGATTGGGCCGGCAATTGTTACGGGGAGATACAGCAAGATTTGGGTCTACCttctggctacaccactgggtgcTATTGCTGGTGCTGGAGCTTATGTTGCGATTAAGTTGTAGTTACAAACTAGTTTTTTTAGGGAAATTTGTAGTTACAAACTAGCATAAAGAGAGGGTCGATCGTCAATGTAAATAGCTCTTTTTCCGGGAGCATTTTGTTTCTGGGAGCCTGCTAATGACTACACATAAATGCCTTTTTGAACTGTAGGATTATTGTGCAAATCAGTTTATCCTATGAAAGCCCTGGATCATGGTAGTGACTAGTGAGGCTACTAAAGTAGAATGGAATCAATTCATATACAACGTACTCCATAGAAACCACAATCTTAAAATGAGGTCAAATTCATTTATTAGTTTTTGGAATTGCTAATCCCAAGGCACCTATTGATTTAAGAAATACTTTTTAACCATTTGATTTGCCTCGTGATTCATGCTGATTTGATAGTTGTAAAtccgttgcaactgagatttttctagttgtaaatgggttgcaattgagattttcgtAGTTACGCCTAGGTTGTATATTGAGCAAAAAAATATTGAGACCGTTGAATTTCCTTCGAGATTTTGTGTTGGTGTATGAGTTGCACATGAGTCTCTCAACTATGCTATAACTAAGACTTAGACGACGTCACTTGACTGTGATTTAGTTAAATCTAAGTCGATTGAGATCTAGAAGTGCACATTTAATATTTTGCTTTGAAAACTCCAATAAAATATCTCTCTATATTATGCCCTCTGAATCCTCTAAATATTTTGTGCTTATTGCATGTCCACCATCCAAAAGCTCCacttaaaaattcacatatttttAAAATGATAAAGGATTTCACAATAGGTCACATCTCAATCTTACTTTTTTCTTTCAAATTCCTACACCCCAAAGAGGCCATAAATAGTTTCCAGTAATTCTTCTACgtctttctttcaaaaaaaaatccatgtgTCATTCTATCTATTCACATTCTCACTTTCCATTTCATCTTTAATCACCTTTTATGTATTATCTTTCATTTGATTTTccacttttgtttcattttcattatttttggttttttcctttttataactTTACTAATATACCGCGTTAAGTTATCATAACAACAAGGTCAAATCCTATATATTTTTTCATGTATTTTAACTATATATAATAAATTCATGATGTATTTCTTTTCggggaaaataaataaaaaattgttcattGATGTACGCAATGCTAAAATGATTTTTTTAtgatttcgagaaaaaaaaatacatgtaAGACAAGCGAGTTTATTACCTTCTCCATGGAATACTATTTCTCTTGAATAAGACATTTAAGCATTTTTCTTAGATACATGGACATATTTTCATGGAGGGTGCaacattttttataaaaaaaaaccaCCCGAAACCTAGGAAGTTGCACTAGAATTTAGTTTGCATGCATGGACTTGCTATTTACATGTATGAACATATTTCAGGCATGTGGAACATATTTTGAAACAAGCTTTTTCATCAGACGTATTTTTTTCATTCTTGAAAGGTTACCTAATAGAAGCACGAAGTTTTATTTGACACACATGACACATATTTGATAAGGATGAACATCTTTCACCGAGAGTGGAACCTATACCAAATTGCCCCTACAAAATATATTTATCAGATATAAGATTTTTGTAGAAGTTGTACGAATATTTTATTTCACATCCATAAATATGTTTATCATTTGGTTTCTTAAAAATCAACACAATAGGGCATTCAATGTTCTTTACTATTCAATTGAGCAAGCATTCAG contains:
- the LOC124662926 gene encoding aquaporin NIP3-3-like produces the protein MAEFLGTFILMFTQVCAIIMDEQHDGVVGLMGIAVAVGLAVMVLIFSLIHVSGCHMNPAVSIAMAVFGHLPLAHLVPYIAAQVLGSTAASFVGHAIYHPMSGGIATVPSIGTVEAFAVEFVITFVLLFVIVAVATDPHAVKELIAVAVGGTIVMNILIAGPATGASMNPARTIGPAIVTGRYSKIWVYLLATPLGAIAGAGAYVAIKL